A window from Hemicordylus capensis ecotype Gifberg chromosome 2, rHemCap1.1.pri, whole genome shotgun sequence encodes these proteins:
- the STAC3 gene encoding SH3 and cysteine-rich domain-containing protein 3 isoform X1, which produces MTEKEIVEPPASPTSEGGKEGLQRLKQIFQRKPEEEPVPEEPQANGELVSPSGGPIYYIYEEEEEEEEEEPEPPPEPEKPVNDRPHKFKDHYFKKPKFCDVCARMIVLNNKYGLRCKNCKTHIHHSCQVYVEFQRCFGKIPPGFRRAYSSPLYSAQQLAGANRSDPVFETLRTGVVMANKERKKGQDDKKNPLAAMMEEETEPPKQEGGKPEEGNPEGQKAEKNAPDDKNKKQQAGFPQSHYFIALYRFKALEKDDLDFHPGDKVAIVDDSNEEWWRGKKVGEVGEKIGYFPPNFIIRVRAGERVHKVMRSFVGNKEIGQITLKKDQIVVQKGEELNGYVKVYTGRKVGLFPVDFLQEI; this is translated from the exons CTGCAGCGGCTAAAGCAGATTTTCCAACGCAAGCCCGAGGAGGAGCCTGTCCCAGAGGAACCACAAGCCAATGGGGAGCTGGTCAGCCCCTCGGGAGGACCCATCTACTACAtctatgaggaggaggaggaggaagaggaagaggagcctGAGCCACCGCCTGAGCCAGAAAAGCCAGTCAATGACCGACCTCACAAGTTCAAGGATCATTACTTCAAAAAACCCAAGTTCTGTGATGTCTGTGCCCGCATGATTGTCC tcaacaacaagtATGGCCTGAGATGCAAGAACTGCAAAACCCACATCCACCATAGCTGCCAGGTCTATGTGGAATTTCAGCGCTGCTTTGGCAAGATT CCCCCTGGTTTCCGTCGTGCTTACAGCTCTCCATTGTACAGCGCCCAGCAGCTTGCTGGTG CAAACCGAAGCGACCCCGTGTTTGAGACGCTGCGGACGGGTGTTGTCATGGCAAACAAAGAGCGCAAGAAAGGGCAGGACGACAAAAAGAAT CCATTGGCTGCTATGATGGAAGAGGAAACGGAGCCTCCTAAGCAAGAGGGTGGCAAACCTGAGGAAG GGAATCCAGAAGGACAGAAGGCCGAGAAGAATGCCCCTGATGACAAG AATAAGAAGCAGCAGGCTGGGTTCCCACAGTCTCACTACTTCATTGCACTTTATCGCTTCAAAGCCTTGGAGAAGGATGACCTGGATTTCCA CCCTGGAGACAAAGTTGCCATTGTTGATGACTCTAATGAAGAATGGTGGCGG GGCAAGAAGGTTGGAGAAGTTGGGGAGAAGATTGGATACTTCCCACCAAACTTCATTATCCGAGTGCGAGCAGGAGAACGAGTGCACAAGGTGATGCGGTCCTTCGTAGGCAACAAAGAGATTGGGCAGATTACATTAAAAAAGGATCAG ATCGTGGTGCAGAAAGGCGAGGAGCTGAATGGGTACGTGAAAGTCTACACTGGCCGCAAAGTGGGGCTCTTTCCCGTTGACTTCCTGCAAGAGATCTGA
- the STAC3 gene encoding SH3 and cysteine-rich domain-containing protein 3 isoform X2, which translates to MRRRRRKRKRSLSHRLSQKSQSMTDLTSSRIITSKNPINNKYGLRCKNCKTHIHHSCQVYVEFQRCFGKIPPGFRRAYSSPLYSAQQLAGANRSDPVFETLRTGVVMANKERKKGQDDKKNPLAAMMEEETEPPKQEGGKPEEGNPEGQKAEKNAPDDKNKKQQAGFPQSHYFIALYRFKALEKDDLDFHPGDKVAIVDDSNEEWWRGKKVGEVGEKIGYFPPNFIIRVRAGERVHKVMRSFVGNKEIGQITLKKDQIVVQKGEELNGYVKVYTGRKVGLFPVDFLQEI; encoded by the exons atgaggaggaggaggaggaagaggaagaggagcctGAGCCACCGCCTGAGCCAGAAAAGCCAGTCAATGACCGACCTCACAAGTTCAAGGATCATTACTTCAAAAAACCCAA tcaacaacaagtATGGCCTGAGATGCAAGAACTGCAAAACCCACATCCACCATAGCTGCCAGGTCTATGTGGAATTTCAGCGCTGCTTTGGCAAGATT CCCCCTGGTTTCCGTCGTGCTTACAGCTCTCCATTGTACAGCGCCCAGCAGCTTGCTGGTG CAAACCGAAGCGACCCCGTGTTTGAGACGCTGCGGACGGGTGTTGTCATGGCAAACAAAGAGCGCAAGAAAGGGCAGGACGACAAAAAGAAT CCATTGGCTGCTATGATGGAAGAGGAAACGGAGCCTCCTAAGCAAGAGGGTGGCAAACCTGAGGAAG GGAATCCAGAAGGACAGAAGGCCGAGAAGAATGCCCCTGATGACAAG AATAAGAAGCAGCAGGCTGGGTTCCCACAGTCTCACTACTTCATTGCACTTTATCGCTTCAAAGCCTTGGAGAAGGATGACCTGGATTTCCA CCCTGGAGACAAAGTTGCCATTGTTGATGACTCTAATGAAGAATGGTGGCGG GGCAAGAAGGTTGGAGAAGTTGGGGAGAAGATTGGATACTTCCCACCAAACTTCATTATCCGAGTGCGAGCAGGAGAACGAGTGCACAAGGTGATGCGGTCCTTCGTAGGCAACAAAGAGATTGGGCAGATTACATTAAAAAAGGATCAG ATCGTGGTGCAGAAAGGCGAGGAGCTGAATGGGTACGTGAAAGTCTACACTGGCCGCAAAGTGGGGCTCTTTCCCGTTGACTTCCTGCAAGAGATCTGA
- the STAC3 gene encoding SH3 and cysteine-rich domain-containing protein 3 isoform X3 translates to MTEKEIVEPPASPTSEGGKEGPPGFRRAYSSPLYSAQQLAGANRSDPVFETLRTGVVMANKERKKGQDDKKNPLAAMMEEETEPPKQEGGKPEEGNPEGQKAEKNAPDDKNKKQQAGFPQSHYFIALYRFKALEKDDLDFHPGDKVAIVDDSNEEWWRGKKVGEVGEKIGYFPPNFIIRVRAGERVHKVMRSFVGNKEIGQITLKKDQIVVQKGEELNGYVKVYTGRKVGLFPVDFLQEI, encoded by the exons CCCCCTGGTTTCCGTCGTGCTTACAGCTCTCCATTGTACAGCGCCCAGCAGCTTGCTGGTG CAAACCGAAGCGACCCCGTGTTTGAGACGCTGCGGACGGGTGTTGTCATGGCAAACAAAGAGCGCAAGAAAGGGCAGGACGACAAAAAGAAT CCATTGGCTGCTATGATGGAAGAGGAAACGGAGCCTCCTAAGCAAGAGGGTGGCAAACCTGAGGAAG GGAATCCAGAAGGACAGAAGGCCGAGAAGAATGCCCCTGATGACAAG AATAAGAAGCAGCAGGCTGGGTTCCCACAGTCTCACTACTTCATTGCACTTTATCGCTTCAAAGCCTTGGAGAAGGATGACCTGGATTTCCA CCCTGGAGACAAAGTTGCCATTGTTGATGACTCTAATGAAGAATGGTGGCGG GGCAAGAAGGTTGGAGAAGTTGGGGAGAAGATTGGATACTTCCCACCAAACTTCATTATCCGAGTGCGAGCAGGAGAACGAGTGCACAAGGTGATGCGGTCCTTCGTAGGCAACAAAGAGATTGGGCAGATTACATTAAAAAAGGATCAG ATCGTGGTGCAGAAAGGCGAGGAGCTGAATGGGTACGTGAAAGTCTACACTGGCCGCAAAGTGGGGCTCTTTCCCGTTGACTTCCTGCAAGAGATCTGA